In the bacterium HR11 genome, TCCAGGTACCGACGGCATTCCAGGCCGGCGATGAAGACCGGATGGACCTCCAGGGGTCGCTGAAAGACGGGGTCCATGGCGAGGGCCGTGATTTGATCAAGGTTCAATACGTTACTCGCCTTGCTGTGAGACTCGACGGCCACGATACGGGCCGCCCCGGCGGCGATCTGCATGACCCCGGCCGCCAGGGCCTGAAGGCCGTCGCCGGCGATCGTATGGACGGACCGCAGGACGGCCCCCATCGGGTCGGGGACATACTCGTCGCTGATGGCGATGCCCTCGTGGAAGTCTTCCTCGGCCGTGACCAGGCCGTCCAGGTCCCGCCGGGGGTCGATGCCGGCATCGGTGTAAGCCTTCGTGGCGGCCTCGAACATCATCTCCCGGAAGGAAAGGTCGGGCGAGATCGACCGAAAGCCGCTCCAGCCGGCGCCGACGATGGCGACTTCCGTGTGCAAGCGCCTCATGGGAGCCTCCCCTCGCTTTCGTGATAGCCTCACACCGTCCCATCGTCACGTCATCACAAACCCTCTAAGTCGACTCCCCGGCCGCCTGCTGTTGCCGCCGGGCTTCCTCGATGACTCGCTGGGCGATATGCGGCGGGACCTCGTCGTAATGGGAAAACTCCATCTCAAAGTAGCCCCGCCCGCCCGTCAGGGACGTGACGGCCGCCGCATAGTTGATGAGCTCGGCCATCGGGACGTAAGCCTGGACGACCTGCATCGAGCCCGCCCGGTCGATGCCCAGGATGCGGGCCCGCCGGCCGTTGAGGTCGCCCATGACGTCGCCCAGGTGCTCTTCGGGCGTGTAGACGGCCACCTTCATGATGGGCTCCAGGAGGACGGGGTTCGCCTTCTCCATGGCGTGCTTGAAGGCGATGGAACCGGCGATCTTGAAGGCCAGGTCCGACGAGTCGACCTCGTGGTACTTGCCGTCGAACAGCGTGACCTTGAAATCGACGACAGGATAGCCGGCCAGGACGCCGTGCTGACGGGCTTCCTGGATGCCCTTTTCGACGGCCGGGATGTACTGCTTCGGGATGGCTCCGCCGAAGATCGTCTCCTGGAACTCAAAGTCGGCGCCCCGCGGCAGGGGCTCGATCCGGATGAAGCAGACGCCGTACTGGCCCCGACCGCCGGACTGCTTGACGTAGCGGCCCTCGGCCTCGGCCGTCCCCTTGATCGTCTCCCGGTAGGGAATCTTGGGCTGACGAAGCTCGACCTCGACGCCAAACTTCCGCTTGAGCCGCTCGATGGCGACCTGGACGTGAAGCTGGCCCGAACCGCTGATGATGAGCTCCTTCGTCTGGGGGTCCCGCTCGATGTGGAGCATCGGGTCCTCGTCTTGAAGCCGCTGGAGGGCGGCGCTGAGCTTGTCCTCGTCGGCCTTTCCCTTGGGCGACACGGCGTAAAAGACCGTCGGCTTGCCGTAATCGACGGGCCGGAAACGAAGGCGCCGGGCCGGGTCGCATAAGGTGTCGCCCGTCCGGGTGTCCTTCAGTTTCGTCAAGGCCACGAAGTCCCCCGCGTAGAGCTCCGGGACGGTCTTCAACTGCTTGCCCATCATGACCTGGAGGGCGCCGATTTTCTCCTCATGGCCCCGGACCGTGTTGACCAGGGCCGTGTCGGGCCGGAGCGTGCCCGTGTATACCTTCGCCACGTTGATGCGCCCCATGTAGGGGTCTGAAATCGTCTTGAAGACAAAAAGGGCCGCCGGGTCGGAGGGTCGCACGGCCACGGAGACCGTCTGACCGTCGGCGTCGAGGGCCTCGACGGCGCCCCGCTGGGT is a window encoding:
- the fusA_2 gene encoding Elongation factor G, coding for MSGYTTDRIRNVAVVGHGATGKTSVVSCLLYTAGATERLGRVDEGHAVTDFTEEEIEHRRSFYTALAYLEWKKTKVNLLDTPGYGPFIFEAKGALHVADAALVVVDATVGPEVITEKVWEFARSFGVPRAVVLNKMDRERADFVRALELTQKVFGREVVPVQVPIGQEADFRGVVDLIARTAYVYEARGPGRPQTRPVPEDLQETVDSWREKLIELVAENDEDLMNQYFEAGDLNPEDFLRGLRTAFAQGVIAPVFCVSAELNIGFANLLDAIVTWFPDPTQRGAVEALDADGQTVSVAVRPSDPAALFVFKTISDPYMGRINVAKVYTGTLRPDTALVNTVRGHEEKIGALQVMMGKQLKTVPELYAGDFVALTKLKDTRTGDTLCDPARRLRFRPVDYGKPTVFYAVSPKGKADEDKLSAALQRLQDEDPMLHIERDPQTKELIISGSGQLHVQVAIERLKRKFGVEVELRQPKIPYRETIKGTAEAEGRYVKQSGGRGQYGVCFIRIEPLPRGADFEFQETIFGGAIPKQYIPAVEKGIQEARQHGVLAGYPVVDFKVTLFDGKYHEVDSSDLAFKIAGSIAFKHAMEKANPVLLEPIMKVAVYTPEEHLGDVMGDLNGRRARILGIDRAGSMQVVQAYVPMAELINYAAAVTSLTGGRGYFEMEFSHYDEVPPHIAQRVIEEARRQQQAAGEST